Sequence from the Molothrus aeneus isolate 106 chromosome 7, BPBGC_Maene_1.0, whole genome shotgun sequence genome:
TATGTCAGTGACTTCACTAGGTGCAAATTCTTTAGATTCAAGCTGAATCATTGCAAAGCCTCCGATAGCATACAAAGCTCCACTTAAAGTGACTAAACTAATGGAACTTCTCTCTTGGGGAAATTCAGGCATTATCTCCCATCTAAGGatcaaaagaaaaagtcaagttaaacacaaaagaaatattGTAAACTGAATGCACTAAAACACTTCCCTGAGCAACAAATTCAGGTACCAAGACCATGgtttaataaaatgaaaaaattctgaGATCTATCAGCAGTATGTTCCAATGTCTCCATCCCCTCAGGGTCTTCTGCAGCTCTTAAATTACACAATTACATTGTTAAGACATCTCAGGGACAACTTCTTACAGATTCCCTGATTCAGTAATATGCTTCATAGAAAATGGCATTAGCATAATAATTGGAGTGTGTGCAGGTGCAGGAAAAACATCTACAGACCTGCTCTGTAAACTGCTGAACATGTGACTGCAGACCAAATGTCTCAGTGGGAGTATAGGTACCTGAACAGCTTTGAGACTCTTACCTCAGGGCTCCTAAAAGCctagatgataaaatacttgatTAAAGTAGCTTGAATATTGCACTCACTTATTGGTGGTCAGATCAAAAGCTTCAACAGATGCAGTAAGGCCTTCCTCAGTGACACCACCTGCAATGACAATCTTGCCCTTATGGATGGCTGTTCCAAACATCGAGCGAGGCACTTTCATTGGAGCCAGGTCTCTCCAGTCTCCTTTCTTGGGATTGTACACAAATAATCTATTAGTGCATTTCCTGgggagcaaaaagaaaattggtgATCATTTCTAATGAACTTTTGACTTGTTGCAAGTAGATCTAATTGAGGTAGACTGTACAGGTTTATCTATACCACCTCTTTCTTATCCTGGAGAATCCTTTATTGTATCTAACCTGAGAATCCTTGCAATGTCTACAAAGCATTACTCACATCCATAGGACTAAATCAGATGTGGTTTACATTACACAAGGCTGCCATTTCACTGTACTTTTGAGGAGAAAGACAACGTCCTTTCCCAGCATATTGTATTCAGATGGATTTGTGGAGGAATATAGCAAAGGTTATGTAAAGGAAAGTTTATGATGAAGTTTTGGCTGATATTACAAACTTTTATCTTAAATATCTCCtataaaacacttaaaaattacCACCCCCTGTTCAGTGTGAGtgaaagcttttattttcctaatgtCATACCCAATAAAGTATAACAGGTATCATAGGCAAGAAAATTGGAAAAACAGACTGTAAATCCAGGGCACCTAGGTATTTCTATCTGAAAGGAAAGAGTACTTTCAGTGAAGGTCCTCATAGCTATGTATTATTAATTTGTCTGCAGTGTAAGTAAAATTTGCCTTGGAAATAAGTATGGTTATTAAAATAGCAAGTTGGATTACAATTTATATGTAATTTACCTTATCACCAAAAAATAGATCCTTCATACCATAATGTGTTCCCCTCTGCCAGACTATTAGCAACCTTATATCAGAGATGCAGCAAAGGGAAAACCTAATTTCTGAGTGTGAGACATATTATTTATTAAGGACCAAGACGATAATGTTATTGTCATAAAAAGACTTAGAAACTCACTTATCATCAGTTTTTCCACCAAGACAATATATCAGTCCATTGTTTGAGATAGTTGCATGGCCATATACTTTGATGGGCAGTTTTTTGATCTCACCCCATTTCATTGCCCTGGAACAAGAAGATCACTGTTAGGTTTTTTCAACTAACAATGGGCCATCTACATATGTCCTCAGAGGGCATAATTGAATTTGGAACATACACAGGGTCATAGCACAATACTGAATCTAGCGACTCCTCGGTGCGAAGGTCCTTGCCTGCTATGACATAGATCTTGTTGTCTGACTCTCCCAGCCCGAAGAGACACCTGGCTGATGGCAGTGGAGGAAGGGCAACCCACTCACCAGCAATGCTATCCAGCTGAAAGAGCATCAGAACAGCAAGGGTTAGGAAAGGCCAAGAGTAAAAAATCCACACAATGAATACTATTCCACAGAATTAATCTATTGGCACTCAGTGTCCCTCACCAGCAAATCTGCTTATCTGAACAACCTGCCCTTCCCTCAGTGCAGCTAATGAATGATGTCTTCTACCCACCCATGCTTATTTGTGCTGAGATCTAGCAGAGTCAATGCCATACAACTCTCTTTGTGTCTGCTCACCCTCACTGTTTCCTTGCCTCCTTATTAAGCTCTTCTTCCTTACACAAAGGTCCCTCACTCTCAGTTCCCTATCATGCTGGAAAGAACCGGTGGTTCTTCTTCCTGCCCGAGGGAGCAGCCACTCCTGCAGTTGTGTTTAGCTGGTGTGCTCATCGCTACAGTGAGGTGCCAGACATGCTTACACAGTTCTTACTGATCAGGAAACATCACATGGCAAAGGGCACAGATGTTTCTTTTGCAATCCCTAGGGCAACAGATGTGTGTTTCATCACAAATACCCTCAAAAGTTCATGAGATCACTGAAGACACAAAAACCACTTTTAAGCAAAATAGGAACTCACTGCAGCTCCCTTGGCAACAATATTGATGTCATTTCTACTGTAGTACTCTCAGGACTCTCTCAATGAGTTAGCATCCAGTATGCTGAAAACAGCTAAGAAGAAGTAGCAGCAGGAGGACAGACGACAAAATAAACCAGGATTTTCCTAGAATAAGTACCTGTGGtacttattttttgttttgatctGAGAATTTGTGATTGAACCTGAATTACCTCTAACGTTGAAAAAGAACTATTTTCTCAGACCTACTGCATATAGATTTGCTGGAATTAGTATAGGAAGGGAGGGTAAGAAGTTTGTGTGGGTGTAAAGGCATTGGATAGAAAGTAAAACAAAGTTCAGTCAAAATAAAGTTCAGAATTTAGCTTGGTGACATTCTTCTTCCAGGAGTACATTCCACAGTCAAGGTTTCCATGCTAAGTGCATCTCCCAAATTTGACAGACCACCCCTGTTGGAGAGAAAGTTTTATTGCAACAGTGAAATGTATATTGTGGACATGGATTTCCCCAGTAGCTGGATCTGGATAGGGCAATGAGAAGATCACAGAGATCACAGCTTACTTCCCAAGTCTTCAAGATGACATATTTACTGCTGATAGGGCATCAACTTGTCATGCATTTTCGAGCCAGTGGCAGCCTTGTTTTCTCCCAGGTTGCAAGCTACCAAATGCAATGCTTCACTGGTAGAAAAAGGAAGATCAGCAAGTGAGAATTGGTTTGGCACTGCATTAATATTTTGGAGAGAACAACAGCCACATGGGTAATGCAGATAAGTATTGTAACTTTagggaacagcagcagtaaGCAAGCTTAAAGAtgacaagcaaacaaacatgaTTTCAGGAAATGGATGTTGACATTTAAAGTAGAATTTTGAAAACTTCATCTATTTTTAGGATCAGTCTTGAGGTTTCATTTCTCAGAGGCCCCTTTCTAGTAGCCTGAGACTTAATCAGTTCTGGACTAAATACACATTACTACATCAATGTGTTATTTCTATTGGAAGAATATTTTTGTAACAAGTTTTTCACTTCAGTGATTAGTGTTTTACACCTACATAAGGAAATGAAACAGTGTTAGTCCCTCCCCCACAAACTAAGACTTCCCTCTCATTGATGTAACAAGTGTCTGAAACCAAGTCTTTTATTGTGTGTGAAATGAGCGAGCCATACTCCTTTAAACAATATTTGCAGTTTTTAATATCTGAAGGCTTCAAAATTTTATCACTGTTTATAACTGtgctttatttcatatttaaacAGGACTTACTTTTACTCTTTTAGGCCACCAGTGTGCCTAAAGAGAGGACGTGGCCAGCAGCATATTGCATAATTCAGCACAAAATAGTTTAAATATACACCAAAGCATGTAGCTAAAAACACAACAGACTTAGTTTATGGTATAAGCATGACAAACTGCATTTTTGCtaattttcctgaaatataTTGTGGAGTTACAGTTAGCACTAATCAGCCTTGTATTATACAGATTTACAAAGATATACAATTACACTCAGTTGAAACATGGTATTTAGTGTACTGACACTGACAGTTTGCCAAGGAAAAAACCTTCTGCCTCTAAATTACCTATTTATATGGCCCTTAGGCTTTTAAATGTAGATAGGACAAAAAGGACTTTTGCAATTTAGTAGCAGAAATTGCACTTAAAATACACACATTACTGCTGTCATGAAAGTATTTTAGatgcaaaaaagaaagacatCTCATCAGATCTAAACCAGCTAAAGCACTCCAACTTTCATCAGAGttaacaaaaatacacaaaaagtattttaaaaaatattattagacCTAAATTTAGACATCTGCACCATGAAAAATCTGGGCCTTAATGAAAAGCAGTGCCTAGACAGAATATACtaatctttttaatattttctgagaTGTCACCAGCAGTTAATCTTGAAAAAGAAGATGCAAGGCCCTCAGTTTCATTTCTGTCTCTGAGACAAAAATAACTCTCTCTAGATACTTCTCTCCATCACCATACAAAGACACTAGACAACCCACTTGCAGACAGAACACTCTTCAGTAACCCTCATAAGCACCTATTATTATACCAACAAATATAAAGTTTGTACCTGGAAGAAGTATGACTGGAAAGGCTGATCCTTGTTCTCCTCTTCCACATAGAGTCCTCCAACAATATAGACCTGATTTTGTTTGGTGACTATACTGGAATGATTTCTGGGAATCTGTTCTGCGAGGGCTGCTAGGTAGCATTCATTTTCAAGAGGATCATAAGCTACTGCAGCAGTGTCATTAACCAGAAGAATCAGGTCTTTGACAAACATGCCATGCCTGGGAAGGTCATTTAGGTAGCCAGGCAGTAAGTCTTCATCTCCTACATCACCATTCACCTCCCCTTTGGCTGacttttctgtgattttgctAGAGTCAGGCAGTTTTCCAGCAAAAGCATCCTTAATAATCTTAACTTTTTTCTGAAGGTCTGAGTTGCTTTTAATTATATCATCCTTCTCAACCtgttctttgaaatatttttctggcaTTAGACGAAAACGTATGCAGTCAAAAATTTCCCCCAGGCTCTTTACTCTGTTCTCCTTGTCTGTTCGGACCCATCTCATTACTGCTTCAAATACCAGTTCTTCCTTCTCTACGTTTAAACTGTCAGGTGAAATAACTGAGATAAGTTCATGAGGGGCAAGCTGCATGAAGTCCTCTTCTTTGCAGATCTGCACAAAATGATCTGAAACAAAATCACGGGCAGAAAATGCAAGTCTCGGGCAGTCAAGCAGAACACCTAACCGAAGGATGGCCAGACAGTTACCAACAGCAAGCCTCTTCTGAAGGTAGGAGACACACACAGTGAATACAGAAGGGATCTGAAAGCGGCTGGCCAAAGCAAAAATATCTTGCACATTAGAATCATTGAGATCAATACTTGCTGAATAAAGGTATTTGACAATCATATCCAGGATGTTGGGGTCAACATTATCTAGAACtacttccttctttttctcttcattttgctCAGATAAGAAATACTCACGAAAATAAGGGCTACATGCCGACAGAATCAGtctgtggcagggcaggcttCTGTCACCAGCTTTTAGAGAACAATCTacaaactttttctcttcaAGGAGTTCCTTGAGGCCATCCTGAAGGAGGGTGGATTGGTAAAGTCTGAGCTCTTCAGTGAGTTCCCTTTGGGAATCCATTTCGCAAACACttgggaaaggggagggagtAGAAAGCTTTAGCTGTTGTCTCCCCAAGGGTTTGTCTGTAAAAAAGGCAGACCAATgtgctttttgccctgcttgaAGCCTCTGCAATTTAATCTCACTAGCTAAATATAGGTACATACTCTTACAGGTCGGAATTTGGGATGGACGGTTTGGAAAAACAGAGTTGCTCTTGCAGCTGTCAAAGACTGAAAGAAGCAACTGTTGCTCTTAGTCACTATGGTCAGGTTTTGCCATCATTCTCCACATTGAATCAGTAAGATTATGTGCAATGTAATAAATTATTTGACATGAGTAAGGACAGCAGAATCTGATCCTCAGTGAGACAGCTATGAGCAAGATTGTACAGATATATGTTActaaatattctgaaatagaaatattattaATCGAGTAGTCAGTTTTAACTACTGCTCACTTTTTCAGAGTTGCTTAATACAGCTCATTGCTGCAGTCATAAAGATACTAAAAAACTCTATAACTTTGTATTGATCACTCTTGTTTTAAGATAATTTTTATACACAACCATATCACATATACAATTTCTTCAGATATTCAGGTTTCAAAATTTTGGGCTGCTTCTTAATATCCATTTGGTTTTAAACCAAACACTACTGTTTAGACATAAAATATGTGTTATTTCAGGTAAagttttgctttccaaaataattcaaattgaAATCTCCACCCATATGGTAAAATGTTCTTTGAATGTAATGGAAACAGgatcaaaatacaaaatacaactACTTGAATGCAAGATTTACaacaatatataataatatCAAAGTTTATTGAAGTAATGACTGCTTTTCAATATAGGTTGTATTTCATTAAAGTATATACTTTGAAAGATTTTCTACAAACACCAGTATTACATTCGCACCAGAGCTACTTTAACAGTCAGCTGCTGAAACAACAGCTGAGGGGACAGCTCATTTGACTTTTTCCATTTATAGAAAACAGCACAGAGGTTTTATCTCACTAGAAAACGTAACAGCTGTGTCTTCCTTTAAACAATAAATGACTCATTAACACATAACATCATAAAAGGTCTAATGACTCACAGAAGCTATTTGCATGTGCCCTGTTTTCTAGATCATTGCTTCAAAAAGTGCTCtggcaaaaacaaacaaacaaacaacaactgTATGAGGATATCTGGATTACAATTAAAACTTGGAATAATACATGCTGAACATTTAGCAAAATTATGAAATATGAAAGCTATTATTTGGAACAGGATTGCTTTTGCTTAAAGCTATCAATAACACAGCCAATATGCCTACATACAAAATGTTCCCTGTATGATGGTATTTCTGTGTTGCATATCATTAAACAAGTTATGGAAATGTAATTCAAACAATCATTTTGGGAAAATACATCACTCTGTATAAATACATGAATACTTGAAATTGAGCATCAAACTGCATACCTCA
This genomic interval carries:
- the KLHL41 gene encoding kelch-like protein 41; its protein translation is MYLYLASEIKLQRLQAGQKAHWSAFFTDKPLGRQQLKLSTPSPFPSVCEMDSQRELTEELRLYQSTLLQDGLKELLEEKKFVDCSLKAGDRSLPCHRLILSACSPYFREYFLSEQNEEKKKEVVLDNVDPNILDMIVKYLYSASIDLNDSNVQDIFALASRFQIPSVFTVCVSYLQKRLAVGNCLAILRLGVLLDCPRLAFSARDFVSDHFVQICKEEDFMQLAPHELISVISPDSLNVEKEELVFEAVMRWVRTDKENRVKSLGEIFDCIRFRLMPEKYFKEQVEKDDIIKSNSDLQKKVKIIKDAFAGKLPDSSKITEKSAKGEVNGDVGDEDLLPGYLNDLPRHGMFVKDLILLVNDTAAVAYDPLENECYLAALAEQIPRNHSSIVTKQNQVYIVGGLYVEEENKDQPFQSYFFQLDSIAGEWVALPPLPSARCLFGLGESDNKIYVIAGKDLRTEESLDSVLCYDPVAMKWGEIKKLPIKVYGHATISNNGLIYCLGGKTDDKKCTNRLFVYNPKKGDWRDLAPMKVPRSMFGTAIHKGKIVIAGGVTEEGLTASVEAFDLTTNKWEIMPEFPQERSSISLVTLSGALYAIGGFAMIQLESKEFAPSEVTDIWKYDDEKKEWVGILKEIRYATGASCLATRLNLFKLSKL